Proteins encoded within one genomic window of Chlorobaculum sp. MV4-Y:
- a CDS encoding glutamate-5-semialdehyde dehydrogenase, with the protein MTEHEVIVKQLQAVQNASRKIVTLNEETINGLLVELADRIPAASDAILEANRMDLERMDPADPRYDRLLLNEARLNAIASDLRNVAALPSPLNRVLEERTLPNGLELQKVSVPLGVVGIIYESRPNVTFDVFALCLKSGNATVLKGGSDAAFSNIAIVNLIQTVIRDRELDPDMIYLLPAEREAAHVLLNAVGYIDVIIPRGSQALIDFARKHSTVPVIETGAGIVHTYFDQSGDLTMGRDIIFNAKTRRPSVCNALDTLIVHESRIDDLPVLVELLEEKLVQLYADEPAYYKLLGRYPDELLEMASPEHFGTEFLSLKMSIKTVANLEEALDHIARHSSKHSEAIIASDQAAIDAFMKRVDAAAVYANTSTAFTDGAQFGLGAEIGISTQKLHARGPMALKELCSYKWLITGQGQVRPA; encoded by the coding sequence ATGACCGAACACGAAGTCATCGTCAAACAACTCCAGGCCGTACAAAACGCAAGCCGCAAAATCGTCACACTCAATGAAGAGACCATCAACGGCCTGCTCGTCGAACTTGCCGACCGCATTCCCGCAGCCTCCGATGCGATCCTCGAAGCCAACCGCATGGACCTCGAACGCATGGACCCCGCCGATCCGCGCTACGACCGTCTGCTCCTGAACGAAGCTCGCCTGAACGCGATTGCTTCCGACCTGCGCAACGTAGCTGCCCTGCCTTCGCCGCTCAACCGCGTGCTTGAAGAGCGCACGCTGCCCAACGGTCTCGAACTGCAAAAGGTCTCGGTGCCCCTCGGCGTAGTCGGCATCATCTATGAATCGCGCCCGAACGTGACGTTTGACGTCTTCGCGCTCTGCCTGAAATCGGGCAACGCCACAGTGCTCAAAGGCGGCAGCGACGCGGCGTTTTCGAACATCGCCATCGTGAATCTGATCCAGACGGTCATCCGCGACCGGGAGCTCGATCCCGACATGATCTACCTCCTGCCCGCCGAACGCGAGGCAGCGCACGTCCTGCTCAACGCGGTGGGCTACATCGACGTCATCATTCCGCGCGGAAGCCAGGCGCTGATTGACTTCGCCCGCAAGCACTCCACGGTGCCGGTGATCGAAACCGGCGCGGGCATCGTGCACACCTACTTCGACCAGAGCGGCGATCTCACGATGGGTCGCGACATCATCTTCAACGCCAAAACCCGCCGCCCGAGCGTCTGCAACGCGCTCGACACGCTGATTGTGCACGAGAGCCGCATCGACGACCTGCCAGTGCTGGTGGAGTTGCTCGAAGAGAAACTGGTGCAGCTTTACGCCGACGAACCGGCCTATTACAAGCTGCTTGGCCGCTACCCCGACGAGCTGCTCGAAATGGCCAGTCCGGAGCACTTCGGCACGGAGTTCCTCTCGCTGAAAATGTCGATCAAAACCGTCGCCAATCTCGAAGAGGCGCTCGACCACATCGCCCGCCACAGCTCGAAGCACAGCGAAGCGATCATCGCGTCGGATCAGGCGGCCATCGACGCCTTCATGAAGCGCGTGGACGCGGCGGCGGTGTACGCCAACACCTCAACCGCATTCACCGACGGCGCACAGTTTGGCCTCGGCGCGGAGATCGGCATCAGCACACAGAAGCTGCACGCGCGTGGCCCGATGGCGCTCAAGGAGCTGTGCAGCTACAAATGGCTGATCACCGGCCAGGGACAGGTGAGGCCCGCCTGA
- a CDS encoding caspase family protein, with translation MKRSILAVMLAGFFTLLAVQLDAAGLKKALIIYHNDWGNTPTELKTELQSRGYMVTMTDSGTSGLNALTTFSTLLASGDQLVVYLAGHGWNPRWNRSDTSKGTAASHFIEFNSGTLSVSQLAPLFEKIANNGASLTVIDGSCNGGESVLYGMGKNYCIMATTGVYSPSLTGFPVPSNAIDKDSAPAAFGMWWDTHKTASWLNGQIVLALPERINQRLFRNDNTDITNLSLFLRPSIGLLTGLDLGGWNLHYQYCYLYRLIYPDDYAALDAAEKAKFTNSVDTYLSSMHGYSDPAQTFFSRLDSYLNNSMLLNSAASIYAASYTNVWKTLANDPAWNVSGEPGKYASQMKGVTPDAYVGTAGFMKMAGEIDFLMTVLKTGYAEQEDLLRQIDAAAKDLYGPVNVAKIIKLTPVQKAWPPESAEQLKKFNNFERFLLNRFELIDRNLKIDRRNLMMNPSAAPAGRPVMRLMPLRNLNQLNQPAVAAGGKSDAKQIIDLSMQKYEPGFKTVVPVEKVGISYNLINAMKKQKLEELIGKFKAISPTLSYAEGRISFLLSVVEDSISKVQGSNGCSCEQKTF, from the coding sequence ATGAAACGGAGCATACTTGCGGTGATGCTTGCGGGCTTTTTTACTCTGCTGGCTGTCCAGCTCGATGCCGCAGGGCTTAAAAAGGCGCTCATCATCTATCACAATGATTGGGGCAACACCCCGACCGAGCTGAAAACCGAACTTCAGAGCCGCGGTTACATGGTCACCATGACCGATAGCGGTACCTCGGGCCTGAACGCGCTGACCACATTTTCCACTCTTCTTGCCTCAGGAGACCAGCTTGTTGTCTATCTGGCAGGCCACGGATGGAATCCGCGCTGGAACCGCAGTGACACCTCAAAGGGCACCGCTGCGTCGCATTTCATTGAGTTCAATTCTGGCACACTCTCCGTCAGCCAGCTTGCGCCACTGTTTGAAAAAATCGCCAACAACGGGGCGAGCCTGACAGTGATCGACGGCAGTTGCAATGGCGGTGAGTCGGTGCTCTACGGCATGGGAAAGAATTATTGCATCATGGCTACCACCGGTGTTTACTCTCCGAGTCTGACCGGCTTCCCCGTTCCTTCCAATGCCATCGATAAAGATTCAGCACCGGCGGCATTCGGCATGTGGTGGGACACTCATAAAACCGCAAGCTGGCTGAATGGGCAGATCGTGCTTGCCCTGCCGGAGCGCATCAACCAGCGCCTGTTCAGGAACGACAATACCGACATCACCAATCTGTCGCTCTTTCTGCGGCCTTCGATCGGTCTTCTGACCGGTCTCGACCTGGGCGGGTGGAACCTGCATTATCAGTATTGCTACCTCTACCGCCTGATCTATCCTGATGATTACGCCGCGCTTGATGCTGCGGAAAAGGCCAAATTCACCAACAGCGTCGATACCTACCTTTCCTCGATGCATGGCTATTCCGATCCGGCGCAAACCTTCTTCAGCAGGCTCGACAGCTATCTGAACAATTCTATGCTTCTCAACTCCGCCGCTTCGATCTATGCCGCCAGTTACACCAACGTCTGGAAAACCCTGGCCAACGACCCGGCCTGGAATGTCAGCGGCGAGCCCGGAAAGTACGCCTCGCAGATGAAAGGCGTGACACCGGATGCCTATGTCGGTACAGCGGGCTTCATGAAGATGGCCGGTGAGATCGACTTTCTGATGACCGTGCTCAAGACCGGCTATGCCGAGCAGGAAGATCTGCTCCGTCAGATCGATGCTGCGGCCAAGGATCTGTACGGCCCCGTCAACGTAGCCAAAATCATCAAACTGACTCCGGTTCAGAAAGCCTGGCCGCCGGAATCCGCAGAGCAGCTCAAGAAGTTCAACAACTTCGAGCGCTTTCTGCTCAACAGGTTCGAGCTGATCGACAGGAATCTGAAAATCGACCGGCGTAACCTCATGATGAATCCGTCAGCCGCGCCAGCGGGCCGGCCGGTGATGCGGCTTATGCCTCTTCGTAACCTCAATCAGCTCAATCAGCCTGCCGTTGCCGCTGGCGGCAAGTCCGATGCCAAACAGATAATCGACCTGAGCATGCAGAAGTACGAGCCGGGCTTCAAAACCGTTGTGCCGGTCGAGAAGGTCGGCATTTCGTACAACCTCATCAATGCCATGAAAAAGCAGAAGCTCGAAGAGCTGATCGGCAAGTTCAAGGCCATTTCGCCCACATTGTCCTATGCCGAAGGCCGCATCAGCTTTCTGCTGTCGGTCGTCGAGGACTCGATCAGCAAGGTGCAGGGCAGCAACGGATGCTCCTGTGAACAGAAAACTTTCTGA
- a CDS encoding OsmC family protein: MRATVSFDRNLPLIGVNEKGQHTFFDGKLDPSIPAIYASPMEIMLQSLAACSMMDIIAIIGKMRKELVTLDASLKAARAENHPKVFTSIHVSFRMCSPDCTKADIDKAVGLSMEKYCSVAAMLKASGCKLTWDTKVVAE, from the coding sequence ATGCGCGCAACAGTCTCTTTCGACAGGAATCTGCCACTTATCGGTGTCAACGAAAAAGGGCAGCACACGTTTTTCGATGGAAAGCTTGACCCTTCGATTCCTGCCATTTATGCCTCTCCCATGGAGATTATGCTCCAGTCGCTTGCGGCCTGTTCCATGATGGACATCATCGCCATTATCGGAAAAATGAGAAAGGAGCTGGTCACCCTCGATGCCTCGCTCAAAGCTGCTCGTGCTGAAAACCATCCGAAAGTTTTTACCTCGATTCATGTCAGCTTCAGGATGTGCAGTCCTGATTGCACCAAGGCGGATATCGACAAAGCCGTCGGGCTTTCGATGGAAAAATACTGCAGCGTGGCTGCCATGCTCAAGGCGTCGGGATGCAAGCTTACCTGGGACACGAAAGTCGTTGCCGAGTGA
- a CDS encoding rod shape-determining protein, whose amino-acid sequence MILGNVLNIETFVDLGLDPGSANTLMCIKDQGIVVNEPTIVAVESESGQLIAFGHEALNMHQKMHPGMQTIMPVTNGIIGDYENAKKLFRELLHHVKPRILFGIHRLVVSIPLGITEVGKRAFFDMAEHLGAKEAWLVLEPIAAAIGAGLNPFEPVANLIVNLGAGTTQIAIISLGGIVSGESLAVSGNQINNAIIESLREQNNLAISEYAAEHIKLNIAANDRSDRESRMTVKGFNLLTGFPDTQEISTAALREIITTPLQEIVTAIKKCIEVLADKPDVAVDILERGIYLAGGGALLGGIDKKIQSETGLAVTICEEPQTTVSKGLCTILKNFEHYRPVLLDNNKKHKQ is encoded by the coding sequence ATGATCTTAGGAAACGTCTTGAACATAGAAACCTTTGTTGACCTTGGTCTTGACCCCGGATCGGCAAACACCCTGATGTGCATAAAGGATCAGGGCATCGTGGTCAATGAGCCGACGATTGTCGCTGTTGAAAGCGAATCGGGCCAGTTGATTGCCTTTGGACACGAGGCCCTCAACATGCACCAGAAAATGCATCCGGGCATGCAGACCATCATGCCTGTAACCAACGGAATTATCGGTGATTACGAGAATGCCAAGAAACTGTTCAGGGAGCTGCTGCACCATGTAAAGCCCAGGATTCTCTTCGGCATTCACAGGCTTGTGGTTAGCATACCTCTTGGCATCACGGAAGTGGGAAAACGCGCTTTCTTCGATATGGCGGAACACCTGGGCGCCAAAGAGGCTTGGCTGGTACTGGAACCGATAGCTGCGGCAATAGGCGCCGGCTTGAACCCGTTCGAGCCTGTCGCCAACCTGATCGTCAATCTGGGAGCCGGCACCACGCAAATCGCGATCATCTCTCTTGGCGGTATTGTTTCAGGTGAATCGCTCGCCGTTTCAGGCAACCAGATCAACAATGCGATCATCGAAAGCTTGAGGGAACAGAACAATCTGGCCATCAGCGAATATGCCGCCGAACATATCAAGCTGAACATCGCTGCCAACGACAGGTCTGACCGGGAAAGCCGGATGACGGTCAAAGGGTTCAACCTGTTGACCGGCTTTCCAGATACGCAGGAGATCAGCACTGCGGCCCTCAGGGAAATCATCACGACGCCGCTGCAGGAGATCGTGACCGCAATCAAAAAGTGCATCGAGGTACTTGCCGACAAGCCCGATGTTGCGGTCGATATTCTCGAACGGGGCATTTATCTGGCGGGAGGCGGTGCGTTATTGGGCGGCATCGACAAGAAAATCCAGTCCGAGACCGGACTCGCTGTCACCATCTGCGAAGAGCCGCAAACAACGGTCAGCAAAGGTTTGTGTACGATTCTGAAAAATTTCGAGCACTACCGCCCGGTTCTTCTTGACAATAACAAGAAGCATAAACAGTAA
- the mpl gene encoding UDP-N-acetylmuramate:L-alanyl-gamma-D-glutamyl-meso-diaminopimelate ligase, protein MSSIYFIGIGGSAMASVAVALSHMGHAVTGSDTQLYPPMSTYLENHNIRYFNSFSAENLKSATPDLVVVGNAISRGNPDLEYALDQHMELISMPQLVRRELIGRHTSIVVAGTHGKTTTTSLAAWLLETGGLLPGFLIGGIPENFGDGCRPSGLSEPGFFVTEGDEYDSAFFDKRSKFLHYRPDIAIINNVEFDHADIFDSLEDIKKSFRLLVNLVPSSGLLVVNADDPVAMEVSAKAFCRVETFGLNGNAEWTATDIATDTDGTSFTVVRNGDAIGRVRVPLFGNYNVMNALAATAAAIRAGVSFESITRGLGSFKRPKRRMELVGEYADGVTLIEDFAHHPTAIRLTLGAIAERYPGRRIVACFEPRSNTTSRNIFQHELSECFGDAAIVVLGKVNRPERYAPEERLDAALLCRELEANGKRVFAAGGEDYPEDIVRFIEAEQQPDDVVVLLSNGSFSGLKEMLAESFQKNS, encoded by the coding sequence ATGAGTTCCATCTACTTCATCGGCATCGGCGGCTCGGCAATGGCTTCGGTCGCCGTGGCGCTTTCGCACATGGGCCATGCTGTCACCGGCTCGGACACGCAGCTCTATCCTCCGATGAGCACCTATCTCGAAAACCATAACATCCGCTATTTCAACAGCTTCTCGGCGGAGAACCTCAAGAGCGCCACACCCGACCTGGTGGTAGTCGGCAACGCGATCAGCCGAGGCAATCCTGACCTTGAATATGCACTCGATCAGCACATGGAGCTGATTTCAATGCCGCAGCTGGTACGGCGCGAACTGATCGGTCGCCACACCTCGATCGTGGTGGCGGGCACGCACGGCAAGACCACGACCACTTCGCTGGCCGCGTGGCTGCTCGAAACGGGTGGCCTTCTTCCAGGCTTCCTCATCGGCGGTATTCCCGAGAACTTCGGTGACGGCTGCCGTCCGTCGGGCCTCTCCGAGCCGGGCTTTTTCGTGACCGAAGGCGATGAGTACGACTCGGCCTTTTTCGACAAGCGCAGCAAGTTTCTGCACTACCGCCCCGATATTGCGATTATCAACAACGTCGAGTTCGACCACGCGGACATCTTCGACTCACTCGAAGACATCAAGAAGAGCTTCCGCCTGCTGGTGAACCTCGTGCCGTCCAGTGGCCTGCTCGTCGTCAATGCAGACGATCCCGTTGCAATGGAGGTTTCCGCAAAAGCGTTCTGCCGCGTCGAGACCTTCGGCCTGAACGGTAACGCGGAGTGGACGGCGACGGACATAGCGACAGATACTGATGGCACTTCGTTCACAGTCGTGCGCAATGGCGACGCGATCGGACGAGTCAGGGTGCCGCTCTTCGGCAACTACAACGTGATGAACGCGCTTGCGGCAACGGCGGCGGCAATCCGCGCCGGAGTGAGCTTCGAGTCGATCACACGGGGCCTCGGCAGCTTCAAGCGCCCGAAACGCCGCATGGAGCTGGTTGGCGAATATGCGGACGGCGTAACACTCATCGAGGATTTCGCGCACCATCCGACGGCTATCCGCCTGACGCTCGGCGCGATTGCGGAGCGCTACCCCGGTCGGCGTATCGTGGCCTGTTTTGAACCGCGCTCCAACACCACCAGCCGCAACATCTTCCAGCACGAACTGTCGGAATGCTTCGGAGATGCCGCAATCGTGGTGCTCGGCAAGGTGAACCGCCCGGAGCGCTACGCCCCCGAAGAAAGGCTTGATGCGGCGCTCTTGTGCCGAGAGCTGGAGGCGAACGGCAAACGCGTTTTTGCCGCAGGAGGCGAGGATTATCCGGAAGATATTGTCCGTTTCATCGAGGCCGAACAACAGCCGGACGACGTGGTCGTGCTCCTGAGCAACGGCAGTTTCAGCGGATTGAAGGAGATGCTGGCCGAAAGTTTTCAAAAAAATTCATAA
- a CDS encoding ABC transporter ATP-binding protein, whose amino-acid sequence MLEARKLVKSYALPGQPPMRILDGIDLSVAPGEMVTVIGASGSGKTTLLNLLGTLDTPDEGELRFDGAPIFQGSRCLLSKKELAAFRNRKIGFVFQFHHLLSDFTALENVAMAEFIGTGKLKPAKERATVLLEKLGLKARLDHLPSELSGGEQQRVAIARALMNNPKLVLADEPSGNLDSRNSRMLYELMATLSKERQTAFVIVTHNEEFAATADRCLHMQDGQLQACGEK is encoded by the coding sequence ATGCTTGAAGCGCGCAAGCTCGTCAAATCGTACGCCCTGCCCGGCCAGCCGCCGATGCGCATTCTCGACGGCATCGATCTCTCGGTCGCGCCGGGCGAAATGGTGACTGTCATCGGCGCGTCGGGCAGCGGCAAAACCACGCTGCTCAACCTGCTCGGCACGCTCGACACGCCGGACGAAGGCGAACTGCGCTTCGACGGAGCGCCAATCTTTCAGGGAAGCCGCTGCCTGCTCTCAAAAAAGGAACTGGCCGCTTTCCGCAACCGCAAGATCGGCTTCGTTTTCCAGTTCCACCACCTGCTCTCGGACTTCACAGCGCTCGAAAATGTGGCGATGGCGGAGTTCATCGGCACCGGCAAGCTCAAGCCCGCCAAGGAGCGGGCCACCGTATTGCTCGAAAAGCTCGGCCTCAAAGCACGCCTCGACCACCTCCCCTCGGAGTTGTCGGGCGGCGAGCAGCAGCGCGTCGCTATCGCGCGGGCGCTCATGAACAACCCGAAGCTGGTGCTCGCCGACGAACCCAGCGGCAACCTCGACAGCCGCAACAGCCGAATGCTCTACGAACTGATGGCCACGCTCAGCAAAGAGCGCCAGACCGCGTTCGTCATCGTCACCCACAACGAAGAGTTCGCCGCCACCGCCGACCGCTGCCTCCACATGCAGGACGGCCAATTGCAGGCGTGCGGGGAAAAGTGA
- a CDS encoding type II toxin-antitoxin system RelE/ParE family toxin — protein MPEIKWLPEALVDVERLHAFLHEKSPDAASRAARVILDGAGLLQSIPEIGRPMNDETGRRELVISFGAGAFVLRYIWDKNDTVVIIRVWHSRENR, from the coding sequence GTGCCCGAGATAAAATGGCTTCCGGAAGCATTGGTAGATGTTGAACGACTTCATGCATTCTTGCATGAAAAAAGCCCTGATGCAGCATCACGAGCAGCAAGGGTCATTCTTGATGGCGCTGGTTTGTTGCAATCGATACCGGAAATCGGGCGTCCGATGAACGACGAAACGGGCAGACGTGAACTTGTCATATCGTTCGGAGCTGGAGCGTTCGTTCTCCGCTACATATGGGACAAAAACGATACAGTGGTTATTATTCGCGTATGGCACAGCAGGGAAAACAGGTGA
- a CDS encoding CopG family ribbon-helix-helix protein: MSKTKTKGVKLDDTTHKRLEELARIRDRSPHWLMCRAIETYLDREEKYEEEKREDMDRWERYQLTGIAVTHEKAAEWLENLAEGKVTACPR, translated from the coding sequence ATGTCAAAAACAAAGACTAAGGGCGTCAAATTAGACGACACCACCCATAAACGGCTTGAGGAATTGGCTCGAATCCGTGACAGGTCCCCCCACTGGCTTATGTGCCGAGCTATCGAAACCTATCTGGATCGCGAGGAAAAGTACGAGGAGGAAAAGCGTGAGGATATGGATCGCTGGGAGCGTTATCAATTGACCGGGATTGCTGTAACTCATGAAAAAGCCGCTGAATGGCTTGAAAATCTGGCAGAAGGGAAGGTGACCGCGTGCCCGAGATAA
- a CDS encoding MFS transporter, which translates to MTDSTSHAKIGPIELAASVMPRHAWAFLFASFFSIGMVTFVSIGQAYILNEHLGIPVSEQGTISGDLVFWTEIVTLLLFGPTGAIMDRIGRKPVYAVGFIILAIAYLYYPFVTNVFQLTVARMIYAVGVVAVTSGLATVLVDYPKERSRGKLIAIVGFLNGLGIVILNQFFGGLPKTLVADGMSGTEAGLWAHAAVAGTAALTAIVLFWGLKGGTPVRHEERLPVKELLTSGFRHARNPRILLSYAAAFVARGDQSIIGTFVPLWGMTTGIAMGMEPAEAVKKGTFIFIVSQAAALLWAPVIGIFIDRWNRVTALTLCMGLAAVGYLSLALIGNPLETYSLIFFVLLGIGQISAFLGSQSLIGQEAPKEARGSVIGAFNISGAIGILFITTTGGRLFDGMSPKAPFIIVGAVNLLVMLGGMWLRAREAKDGGKMATSQS; encoded by the coding sequence ATGACCGACTCCACCTCTCACGCAAAAATAGGCCCTATCGAACTGGCAGCGTCCGTAATGCCCCGCCATGCATGGGCGTTCCTGTTCGCGTCGTTCTTTTCGATCGGCATGGTCACCTTCGTCTCCATCGGACAGGCCTACATTCTCAACGAGCATCTCGGCATTCCGGTCTCGGAGCAGGGCACCATCAGCGGCGATCTGGTCTTCTGGACGGAGATCGTGACGCTCTTGCTCTTCGGGCCGACCGGGGCAATCATGGATCGCATCGGCAGAAAGCCGGTCTATGCCGTGGGCTTCATCATTCTGGCCATCGCCTACCTCTACTACCCGTTCGTGACCAACGTGTTCCAGCTCACCGTCGCCCGCATGATCTATGCCGTCGGCGTGGTAGCCGTGACGAGCGGACTGGCCACCGTGCTGGTCGATTACCCGAAAGAGCGCTCGCGCGGCAAGCTCATCGCGATTGTCGGATTCCTGAACGGACTCGGCATCGTCATCCTGAACCAGTTCTTCGGTGGCCTGCCCAAGACGCTCGTGGCTGACGGCATGAGCGGCACCGAGGCTGGACTCTGGGCGCACGCGGCGGTTGCGGGCACGGCGGCACTGACGGCCATCGTGCTTTTTTGGGGCCTCAAGGGCGGCACCCCGGTGCGCCACGAGGAGCGCCTGCCGGTCAAAGAGCTGCTTACCAGCGGATTCCGCCACGCCCGCAATCCGAGGATTCTGCTCTCCTACGCGGCAGCGTTCGTGGCGCGCGGCGACCAGTCGATCATCGGCACCTTCGTGCCGCTTTGGGGCATGACCACCGGCATCGCCATGGGCATGGAACCCGCCGAAGCGGTCAAAAAAGGCACCTTCATCTTCATCGTTTCGCAGGCAGCCGCGCTGCTTTGGGCGCCGGTCATCGGCATCTTCATCGACCGCTGGAACCGCGTCACGGCGCTCACCCTCTGCATGGGCCTCGCCGCCGTGGGCTACCTTTCTCTGGCGCTGATCGGCAACCCGCTCGAAACGTACTCGCTCATCTTCTTCGTGCTGCTCGGCATCGGCCAGATCAGCGCCTTCCTCGGCTCGCAATCGCTCATCGGCCAGGAGGCCCCGAAGGAGGCTCGCGGCTCGGTCATCGGCGCCTTCAACATCAGCGGAGCCATCGGCATCCTCTTCATCACCACCACCGGAGGCCGCCTCTTCGACGGCATGAGTCCCAAAGCCCCCTTCATCATCGTCGGCGCGGTGAACCTGCTGGTGATGCTCGGCGGCATGTGGCTGCGGGCAAGGGAGGCGAAGGATGGGGGGAAAATGGCAACATCCCAATCATAG
- a CDS encoding DegT/DnrJ/EryC1/StrS family aminotransferase translates to MQFIDLITQKNRIRENLMKRIERIIDSAQFVMGPEVLEAEKKLAEYVGTKHCVSCASGTDALLIPLMAKGIGPGDAVLTTPFTFVATAEVISLAGATPVFVDVLPGTFNIDPDGVAPAVEEARKKGLNPKALIPVDLFGLPAEYDRLEKVAAEQGLWILEDAAQGFGGTVGGRKAGSFGLVGATSFFPAKPLGCYGDGGAIFTDDDELLELLISVRVHGGGSDKYNNERIGLNGRFDAIQAAVINEKLTIFDDELDLRNKVAAAYSARLKGRVVVPEVPEGYTSCWAQYSILANSTDDRTKLMAALKDAGIPSAIYYPIPLHLQKAYENLGYKPGDFPVSEEFSARVFSLPMHPYLKEEEIEQICRVITGA, encoded by the coding sequence ATGCAGTTCATCGACCTCATCACCCAGAAAAACCGCATCCGCGAGAACCTCATGAAGCGCATCGAGCGGATCATCGACAGCGCCCAGTTCGTCATGGGGCCGGAAGTGCTCGAAGCCGAGAAAAAGCTTGCCGAGTACGTCGGCACGAAGCACTGCGTTTCGTGCGCATCCGGCACCGACGCGCTGCTCATTCCGCTCATGGCCAAAGGCATCGGCCCCGGCGATGCGGTGCTCACCACGCCGTTCACCTTCGTGGCCACCGCCGAGGTCATCAGCCTCGCGGGCGCGACGCCAGTGTTCGTCGATGTGCTGCCCGGCACCTTTAATATCGACCCCGACGGCGTCGCTCCGGCGGTCGAAGAGGCTCGCAAAAAAGGGCTGAATCCGAAGGCGCTGATTCCGGTCGATCTGTTCGGCCTGCCCGCCGAGTACGACCGCCTCGAAAAGGTGGCCGCCGAGCAGGGACTTTGGATTTTGGAAGACGCCGCGCAGGGCTTCGGTGGCACGGTTGGCGGCAGAAAGGCGGGCAGCTTTGGCCTCGTTGGCGCGACCTCGTTCTTCCCGGCCAAGCCGCTTGGCTGCTACGGCGACGGCGGTGCGATATTCACTGACGACGACGAGCTGCTTGAGCTGCTGATCTCCGTCCGCGTGCACGGGGGCGGTTCGGACAAATACAACAACGAGCGCATCGGCCTCAACGGCCGCTTCGACGCGATTCAGGCCGCAGTCATCAACGAAAAGCTCACCATCTTCGACGACGAACTCGATCTGCGCAACAAGGTCGCCGCCGCCTACAGCGCCCGTCTCAAGGGCCGCGTCGTCGTTCCCGAAGTGCCCGAAGGCTACACCTCCTGCTGGGCGCAATACTCCATACTCGCCAACTCGACGGACGACCGTACAAAGCTCATGGCGGCGCTGAAGGACGCGGGCATCCCCTCGGCGATCTACTACCCGATTCCACTACACCTTCAAAAAGCCTACGAAAATCTCGGCTACAAACCGGGCGACTTCCCGGTTTCGGAAGAGTTCAGCGCAAGGGTCTTCTCCCTGCCGATGCATCCGTATCTGAAGGAAGAGGAGATCGAGCAGATTTGCAGGGTGATTACAGGGGCGTGA
- a CDS encoding MIP/aquaporin family protein produces MAAMNEDNHHAAQRARMLLTQIAPNFLDPKHEWQRIFAELWGTFLLVLVAAGGPVAATSSGNHTGDALLPVAPGLMVMAIIYFMGTVSGAHLNPAVTLAFAIRRNFPWVRVPGYILAQVAGGWLAALFLGFMFGDGAVAAGLTLPGQEVTPLKALIIEVVLTAALVNTILGTSSGARNIGTNGAIAVGGYIALAGMWAAPVSGASMNPVRSLAPALVCGNTGLAWVYVAGPIAGALIGVVFEWILKGPPTTAGTIAAQGTLDIDDKEE; encoded by the coding sequence ATGGCTGCGATGAATGAGGATAACCACCATGCGGCGCAACGCGCCCGGATGCTTCTGACGCAGATCGCGCCCAATTTTCTTGATCCGAAACACGAATGGCAGCGGATTTTTGCCGAGCTGTGGGGCACTTTTCTGCTGGTGCTCGTGGCAGCGGGCGGCCCTGTGGCGGCGACGAGTTCCGGCAACCATACCGGTGATGCGCTCCTGCCGGTTGCGCCCGGCCTCATGGTGATGGCGATCATCTACTTCATGGGTACGGTGAGCGGCGCGCATCTCAATCCTGCCGTTACTCTGGCGTTTGCCATTCGCCGCAATTTCCCCTGGGTTCGCGTGCCGGGCTACATCCTTGCCCAGGTCGCCGGGGGATGGCTGGCCGCGCTCTTTCTCGGCTTTATGTTTGGCGACGGAGCTGTTGCAGCGGGCTTGACCCTGCCCGGCCAAGAGGTTACGCCGCTGAAAGCACTCATCATTGAGGTTGTGCTGACTGCCGCGCTGGTCAACACCATTCTCGGTACCTCGTCGGGTGCCCGGAACATCGGCACCAACGGGGCGATTGCCGTTGGCGGCTACATCGCGCTGGCAGGCATGTGGGCCGCGCCGGTCAGCGGAGCCTCGATGAACCCGGTGCGTTCGCTGGCTCCCGCACTCGTTTGCGGTAATACCGGGCTTGCCTGGGTTTATGTTGCCGGGCCGATCGCCGGTGCGTTGATCGGCGTAGTCTTTGAATGGATTCTGAAAGGGCCACCCACCACCGCAGGAACCATCGCTGCGCAGGGCACGCTCGACATCGACGACAAGGAAGAGTAG